From Lewinellaceae bacterium:
CTTGCCGCCCGGGGAACTGTTCAATACCTGAACAGCAAAAAACCAATATTTATGGGGGAATCCCCACATTAGTCAAGCGCAGAGGTTGGGGAAACGGCCAATATTCTTTTTCTTTGTAGCAAAACACTCAAAATCAACGACCATGGCAGAAGTAATACGCATGCCTCGCATGAGCGACACAATGGAAGAGGGCAATATCGTCAGCTGGCTAAAATCAGAAGGTGAGGAAGTAGAAGCCGGGGAAACCCTGGCTGAAGTGGAGACCGACAAAGCCACAATGGAACTGGACAGTTATTTCGACGGCGTTCTGCTACATATTGCCGTTAAAGAAGGCCCGGTGCCCATCGACGGCATCATCGCCGTAATCGGCGAAAAGGGGGAAGACTGGAAAAAGGCGATTGAAAAGGCTGAGGCCGGCGGCAACGGCAAAGAAGACAGCGGAGCTTCCGCTTCTTCCGATGAAGGCACAGCCGAAAAAACCGAGCAGGAAGCAAAACCAGCCCAGGAGGCGGCTCCGGCTGAAGCAACTTCTTCGGAGGACAAACGCGTCAAAGCCTCTCCTCTGGCCCGGAGCATGGCCAAAGAAGCGGGTATCAACCTGTCTAACCTCTCCGGCTCCGGCGACGGCGGCCGGATCGTGAAGCAGGATATCGAAAAGGCCATGGAAAAACAGGGGGCTGCGCCCCAACCGGTTGCTGCCCCTGCTGCCCAACCGGACCAGCCGGCTCAGCCACAACCAGCCCGGCAGGAAGCGCCGGCAAAGGCAGAGCCCCAGGTTGTGCCCTTCGCCTTCACCGGAGGCGGCGCCAACTACGAGGAAAAGCCCATCAGCCAGATGCGCAAGACCATCGCCCGCCGCCTCAGCGAAAGCAAATTTACCGCCCCGCATTTCTACCTCACGCGGGAAGTCAACATGGATAGGGCCGTGCAACTGCGCGAACGCCTCAAAGAAGTGTCGCCCACCAAAATATCTTTCAACGACCTGGTGATCAAAGCCGCAGCTGCTGCCTTGCGCCTGCACCCAGCCGTCAATTCTTCCTGGCTGGGCGATAAAATCCGCACCAATAAGGATGTAAACGTCGGAGTGGCGGTAGCGGTGGACGAAGGCCTGCTCGTACCGGTCATCCGGTATGCGGATATGAAGACCCTCTCTCAGATCAATGTAGAGGTGAAAGACCTGGCAGGCCTGGCCAAGAACCGAAAGCTGCAGCCCAATCAGATGGAAGGCAATACGTTTACCGTTTCCAACCTGGGCATGTTCGGCATCGAAGAATTTACCGGCATCATCAACCCGCCGGATTCCTGCATTCTGGCGGTAGGCTCCATCATCCAGAAACCCATCGTCAAGAAAGGGGAAATTGTCGTGGGCAACATGATGAAAGTCACCCTCTCCTGCGACCACCGGGTGGTGGACGGCGCCACCGGCGCTCAGTTCCTGCAGACGATGACGGAAATACTGGAGGATCCGATCCGGTTGCTGGTATAGAAGATGCTATGGATGCTTCCACTTTGGCCTCAGCCAAAGTGGGATGCTACGGCCTTTCAGGCCGGTTGATGCTGTGGATGGCTATCCATAGCATCCATAGCATCCATAGCATATCCATAGCATCCATAGCATCCATAGCATCCATAGCATCAATAGCATCCACAGCATCCACAGCCCCGACATTCGCCGGGATGTCGCTACGCTCCACATCCCAAAGGTACTGCCCCCTGAATTTACCTCGTCAAAAAGAACTTCCGGAAAAGCTCCACCTCCTGCAGGTCTTGCTCTACAAAACGATCGAACAGGCGGTCGCCCACCTGGTGGCGCAGGGCGGAAATGCCCACGTCGATCAGCCGCAGCCCTTTTTCGGTGAGGAATATATTATCGAACGTAAAACCGGGCATATCGGAAGGGCGGCGAAGACCACGATGTACGAACCCCGCTTTGTGCAGTTGCTCTAATTCATCTTCGAAAACGTCGAGCCACAACTCACGGCGCTCATACTCATAAGCGCGAAAATCCAGGGGATAAAGCCGTTCCATCACCAGCATGTCGCTGTCCAGATGCTCATCGAAGTCCAGGCGGATAAAGCGGACAACCAGTCCGTTGACCTCATTGGCAAACTTCATCTTCTCCGCTTCCGAACCGATATCGGAACGGGTGTCCTCACTGAACAACTTGGCCACTTCGGTTTCTGATAAGGCTATGACCGTGTTGTTCGCTCCGCGTGATAAGGTTTTTGGATACCGCTTCGTCATAAGTTCTTTTTAAACTATTCCTGACAAGATACACAGGTTTTGGGCAGGATTTACAGGATTTTAAAATAAGCTCATGGCTCCGATCAACCTTCCCATCCACTCTTTGTTATTCCTCTACGAAAGGCATGGAAATGCGGCTCACCTTTTCCCCTAAGTGATACTGCACGCCAAGCGATTGGACGGGCCGTCAAAAGCGGAAAGGCTGTAAGCAATGCATTTCGCCGCCTTTCCGGTTTTGATGGCTAAAATAATCCGTATAGATGAAAAAGACTTTGGTTCTGGGCGCCTCCACCAACCCCATTCGCTACTCCAATGCCGCCGTTCACCGGCTTGCCCAGGGTGGGTTTGAAGTGGTTCCTGTGGGAGTGCAGGAAGGAGAGATTTCCGGCGTGGCCATCGAACAGGGGCAGCCGGCACTAGACGATATTCACACCATCACTTTATACCTCAACCCTCAGCGGCAGAAGGAGTATTACGACTACATCCTCAGCCTCAATCCCCAGCGCATCATCTTCAACCCCGGAACGGAAAACCCGGAACTCATGCGCCTGGCCCGGGAAAAGGGCATCGAGGTGGAGATGGCTTGTACGCTGGTGATGCTGGCGGTGGGGCTGTATTGAGGATGGTTTCATGGTTCAATTGTTCCATAGTTTAATGCCCCCATGCAACCATGCAACCATGCAACCATGTAGCCATGTAGCCATGTAGCCAAAATGGGCAATGGAAGAATCTCCACTGCCCAATCTGAAGGAAAACTTTTTCCGGTAGCTTATTTTCTCTTTTCAGGCTTTAGCCCCTTTTCCGACCTCCGGCATTTTGCATTCTTCATCCGGCCCTTTGCCGCAGACCGAGCACTCCCCGATCTGATTTTTCAGCATGGGGTTGTTGGTGGCGCAGGTGCCCCGAAACTCCTGCCCGGTGAAAAGCTGCCGGATGTTGATCAGGGCGAAGGAGACGCCGAAAACAATGAAAATAATGGTTAAAACATATAGGAACTCCATAAAAATCGGATTATAGTTGTTTCAAAAGTTCTCTTACTCAACAACGGCCCGGTTATATTAGTTTACTTTGCATAAACCAAAATCAATGCAGCATAAACTCGATGCCTTCGCCCGGCTGCTCACCATCATGGACGAGCTGCGGGAGCAATGCCCCTGGGACCGCAAGCAAACATTCCAAAGCCTGCGCAACCTCACCATCGAGGAGGCCTACGAGCTGGCGGACGCCATCCTGGATGAAAACCTGGATGAGATCAAAGAAGAAATTGGCGACCTGATGTTGCACATGGTTTTCTACGCCCGGATCGCCGATGAGAAAGGCGCCTTCGACATTGCCGATGCGCTCAACGACATCTGCGACAAGCTCATCAAACGCCACCCTCACATCTACGGCGACGTGCAGGTGAACGGCGAAGAGGATGTAAAAAAGAACTGGGAGCAGCTCAAGCTCCGGGAAGGAAAAAAATCCGTCCTCTCCGGCGTGCCCCGTTCGCTGCCGGCCATGGTGAAGGCCTACCGCATGCAGGATAAGACCAAACAGGTCGGTTTTGAATGGGAAAACAGCGAGCAGGTTTGGGAAAAGGTGGAGGAAGAACTGGCGGAATTCCGGGAGGCCATGGACCAGGAGTTTTCGCAGGAAAAACGAGAAGAAGAATTCGGCGACGTCCTCTTTTCTCTGATCAACTACGCCCGTTTTCAGGGTATCGACCCCGAGACGGCGTTGGAGCGGGTCAACCGAAAGTTTAAAAAACGCTTTGAATACATCGAAGCCAACGCCACCAAAAGCCTGGAAGAGATGAGCCTGGCGGAAATGGACGCCCTGTGGGAAGAGGCAAAGGGAAAATGAAGCCAACTGTGGCTGATAACATACCCAAATAATTGCGGATCGGGCGCGCCATTAGCGCGCAATTTGTTACCTTTGCGCCTCTGGAAACTGCCTTTTCGCCTAAACTACGGTTTGGGCCTGGTTGTTGAGATTACAGATTTATTCTTAATCACTCGAATATCTTTATGAGAAAGATAGAACTGGACATCGTTGCGTTGTCACATAGTGTTACTCAATCCCACAATTACGCCGTGGTATTGGGCGAACAAGGTGGCTCCCGCCGCTTGCCGATCGTCATCGGCAGCTTTGAAGCGCAGGCCATCGCCGTGGCTATGGAACGCATGACCCCAAACCGCCCCCTTACCCACGATCTGTTTAAAAACACCCTGGAAACCTTCAATATAGAACTCAAAGAAGTCATCATCAACAACCTCCTGGACGGCATTTTCTACGCCCGCCTCATCTGCATTAAAGACAGCGAGATCATCGAAATCGACTCCCGCACCTCCGACGCCCTGGCCATGGCCGTGCGCTTCAACTGCCCCATTTATACCTACGAATTTATCCTCGACGCCGCCGGCGTCGTGCTGGAAGACACCGAAGAAGAAGGCGCCCCGGTGGAACAGCGCCCCCAGCCCAAAGGCAAACCTGCCGCCCTCTCCTCCTACTCTATCGACGACCTCAACAAGATGCTGGATGAAGTGCTGGGGGAAGAGAACTACGAGCGGGCAGCGGAGATTCGGGATGAGATTCGGCGGAGGGAGCAGACTTCTTGATGTCGTTATATCTACATGAATAGATGCTATTGATACTCATCCTACCGCCGTTTCGACGGGTAGAATGATGCTGCGCCCTTTGGGCAATTGATGCTGGGCTAGGAGGCACAACAGCATCCATGGCCCGCAAGGCCAAAGTATCGCCTTACCGCCGTTCCGGCGGGCAAGGCAATCATCAATAACATCCAACAGTACTGGCTCAATCCAGGCTCACATCCCCAATTTTTACCGCCACAAAGTCCAAATCCGCCGCTCCAACAAACGGAAGGTCATTGACGTTGATCCACTCGGGAAAACGCTCGTGCCAGGGGTTCGAAGGGTCGGGAAATGTATAATCCAACTCAACGAACCGCCAGCTCGTATTGGTTTCAAACTCGATATCGATGCCCAGCAGCAGCCGGCGCAGCATGATCAGGTCGAGGGTCGTGACGTGGCGGGAGTTGTTCACGTCGGCAGCGATGAGCTGGTAGGGGCTGCCCAGCCGATCAACGCCCAGGATGTGGCGGCTGATTAGTACCAAATCCTGGGTGGAAACTCCTTCGGTGTAATCGAAATTTTTTTCCGGGGTTATCGTGATGTCATCCCCTACATTAGGATCGGAAAAATGATAGTGTCCCTGGGCATCTGTAAGGGCAAAGCCAGGCCGGGGGCCGGAAAGGCTGACCTCGACGCCCTCTATCGGAAGGCCATCTTCCCGGATAATTCTCCCCTCCACTGAGAAAGAATCCAGTTCATGTCCGCAAATGAGAAAATTATCAAAAACGCCCACATAAGTAAGGCAAGACGCTGCGATTTCCCCCTCGCACCAGGCGTGTACTTCAATATTCACAAAACCAGTGCCCATTGCGTCTTCACATCCCAGGAATAGCACCGCTGCCGCCGAATCCGGCGTTTCTCCTTCCCGGTTGATGGAAAAAACCAGTTCTTCCCCACATTGAACCCGAGCAGTATCCACCATGTCGTCCGCCCATAATGGCCACCTGCCTTCATCCGGAATATCGTCGCCATCGGTATCCACTGGGAATAACTCGACAGCCTGGCCAGGGCGGCACTGCAAATCCAGGGAGTCCACAGCATAAACGCCGGAAACGCCATGTTTGCCAGATGGCTCAGGGAGAGGAGATGAAAAAATCAACAGCCCCAAAACGGGAGCCGCCAGGCAAAAGCCCAGCGCCAGAAAGCGCGAAAGCATCGGATTGTTAGCCATCTTTTTTGTTTTTAATGGATCATAATTCACACAAGCGGCTATTCAAGGGCCGAACATTCCTGTTCAAAAGCGGCTTGCTTTTTTAACCGGGGCAGATGGCGGTTTGCCAATATTACATTGGCGGTTACAATATATAAAATTTTCGCAACTATATGCCGCATAGGCACCTGGCTCGCCAAATTTATTTGGCGTCGGAAACGTAAGCTAAATCAATGCCCTCCAATTTTAACTTTCTAAACCGTATGAAATATAAATAGTCGGACAGATTTAATTTACGTTTAGTATTCCTTTTTCCTACTTAAAATCGAAGCAGATTGTCCTCCCCGGGGGGAGGTTAGGAGGGGGACTTAGAGACGAAAACCCTTGAAAATTCCCCCCTCGAACTCCCCCCAGGGGCATGCGCATCAGGTTAGAAAATTAACAAATGCGTTTTTTTGACATAGTTGCCTGAAGGCGGCATACCCTGACAGGGAGCGCTACTGCAGGCAGGCAAATCGACTGCCCGGCTTTGCATCAGGGGCAGAGGCCCCTTCGCTGCGGCTGCTAAGCATCTGACAACCCTATGGCGTGGCTCGGTAGGAACCGGGCAGGCTAGCCCTGCTGCTGAAATGTGGCTGCTCTGAAACAATGTAGGGCTAAAGCGTAGGAATAAAAAAAGAGTGTCCCATCTTTATAGTCGCAAAACAAAATGAGATGAAACACTCTACTTTAAAAAAAGCCATTCAAAGTACGGGGATTAGCCGCCGATTCGGAAATATTTTCGCGCCGGATTTCCTTTACAGCTTAGGTTTTTTTACCGGGTTCACCAAGAAGCCTGGAAAACTGAGCACGGAAGCCTTTGTGGATAGTTGCCTGCGAATGGTTATGGAAGAAGGCTGGAGCGCAAGCCTTGCCAGCCATTGTGCAAGCTTGAAAGCCAACTATGGCATTGAACTACACCCCCAAAGCCTGGACGAGCGCTTCAATGAAAGCAGCGAAGCGTTAATGCGCTGCCTATTTGAACAGGCGATGGGCCTGCAATTGCGGGAAAGCAACCCGATGAAGCTCTTAGAAGTATTCGAAGAAGTGTACGTAGAGGATAGCACTAACCTGGAACTGCCGGCTGTTTTGAAAACGCTATACAAAGGCAGTGGCGGAGGTGCTTCCCAAGCAGGCTTGAAAATAGATGCCCTATATGGGCTGCGTTGGGGCACTTTGGAAGTACGCTTCCATAACAGTTGTGGTTCAGACCATTGGCAAGGAGTACCCAAGATGCCCAAAAAATCCTTGCTCTTGCGAGACTTAGGCTACTTTAAGATAGATGATTTTCAAGCTGTTGCCCAGTCCGGCTCATTCTTTTTATCGCGTTTGATGCATCATGTGAATGTTTATCTGGACGCCAAGGGAGAACAGGAATTAGATTTGTTAAGCCACTTGGCCAGCATGTCCGAAAATGAAATCCAGAGCCTGAAGGTTTATCTTGGCCAAAAGCAACTATTTGAAGTTCGCTTAATATTACAAAAAGTGCCTCAGGCAGTAGCCGAGCATAAAAGGCATAAACTCAAAACGGATAAGCAAAACAAGCGTAAAAACCTTTCTGAGCGCCGCCTGGAATTGTGTTGTGCCAATTGCTACATTACTAATATCCCTGAAGAACTGGTTGCTGATAGCCAAATTATGGCGCTATACTCTCTTCGGTGGATTATTGAGATTCTGTTCAAAGCCTGGAAATCCATTGGTGGCCTGAAAGAAAAGATGAACCGCATGAAACCTCACCGCTTCATGTGTATGCTTTATGCTCACATGATAGCCGCACTGATGGACTCCAAACTGGTTCACTTCTTCAAAATTGAACTCTGGAACCTGTTTGGCTTCAAGATCAGCGAACTGAAGGCTTTCAAAGTACTCAAATCCTTTAAGAGCCAATGGTGGCAGGCTTTAAGAAAAGCAGATGTGCAGCAAATACAGCTAATCCTGAATGATATCGCCCAAACCCTCCTGAGGTTAGCAGGCAAAAGAAAATATAGCCACAGGGAACATTACTGCGACTTCTACATATGTGTTAAATCACAAACCTGATGCGCATGCCCCCCAGGGGGAGACAACTTCCTTCGATTAAGAGTTTGAGAAAGATCATTTATACTTAATTTAATTCCGTCCCCCTACTTACCCAATCCTTTCAACACCGCAATCACCCGCTCCATCATCTCCTCCGAAAAATCCAGGTGGGTCACGAAGCGCACTGTCTGCGGGCCGAAGGGAGAGGCTTTGATGCCTTTGCCGGCCAGTTCTTCCAGGAAGGAGGCGGCCGTATACGGCGGTTTCACGTCAAAGATGAGGATGTTGGTCCGCACCGGGCGCACCTCGCTCACGTAGAGCATTTCCGCCAGTACGGCGCCGATTTTTCTGGCCCGTTCGTTGTCTTCCTTCAGCCGCTCCACCTGATGGTCGAGCGCGTAGATGCCGGCGGCGGCCAGATAGCCCGCCTGCCGCATGCCGCCGCCCATCACTTTTCTGAACCTTCGGGCCTGTTTGATGAAAGCCTTGCTGCCGATGAGCACCGACCCCACCGGGGCGCCCAGCCCCTTGGAAAGGCACACGGAGATGCTGTCGAACTGCTCCCCTATTGCCTGGGGCGGCTCTCCGGTTTCCACCAGCGCGTTGAAGATGCGGGCACCGTCGAGGTGCAGGGCCAGCCCGCGCTGCCAGCACAATTTGCTGACGGGGCGCACTTCATCCAGGGTGTAATAACTGCCGCCGCCCTTGTTGCAGGTATTTTCCAGCACCACCAGCCGGGTTCTGGGCAGCCAGTCGAATTCCGGTTTGATGGCCTCCTCCACCTGAGCGGCGGTGATCTTTCCGTGCACCCCCCTGAGCAGGTTGATCGCCACTCCTGAGTTGTAGGCATAACCGCCCGCCTCGTATTGGTAGATGTGGGAGTACTCGTCGCAGACGACCTCGTCCAGGGGTTGAGTGTGCACCTTGATGGCAATTTGATTGGTCATCGTGCCGGAGGGGCAAAACACCGCCGCCTCTTTGTTGAAAAGGGCCGCCACTTTTGCCTCCAGGGCGTTCACGGTGGGGTCTTCCCCAAAAACGTCATCCCCTACTTCGGCGTTCAGCATGGCCTGCAGCATACCCGGGGTGGGCTTGGTGACGGTGTCGCTGATTAGGTTGATCATTGCTGTTTGTTTTATTTATTTACGGCCCACCTAAAGGCAGCCCGTCCAAAATGGAACGCCCCTTCCCGGATAAAACCGAAAAGAGGCGTTGTTGCTATGTATCGTTTGGGAAGCGGTTGTTTGTTGCTGGTGGATCGTTGTCGGTTTGGCAACCATCAACAATCAACTTACAACGACCAACGAATATCCTCCCCTAATCTTCTTCCACTTCCTCGTACTGGGCGCGGCGGGCTTCATGCTCCAGGTGCGCCTGCATGGAGGAAACAAACAAGTCCTGGTACTCCCGAAGGCCGGTGCCGGCAGGAATGCGTTTTCCGACGATCACGTTCTCCTTCAGGCCATTGAGGTGGTCCTTTTTGGCGCCGATGGCTGCCGTGCTGAGCACCTTGGTGGTCTCCTGGAAGGAAGCAGCTGAAATCCAGCTCTCCGTGCCCAGGGAAGACTTGGTGATGCCCTGCAGGAGCGGGCTCGAAGTGGCGGCAACCGCATCGCGGTGTTCCACCAGCTTATGGTCATTGCGGCGCAGGAAGGAGTTCTCTTCGCGCAACTGCCGCAAGGTGACGAGCTGGCCGGGGCGCAGGCGGTTGGAATCGCCGGCCTCCGTAACCACTTTTTTGTCGAATATCCAGTCGTTCTGTTCCAGGAATTCGTACTTCTCGACAGCTTCGCCTTCCAGGAAGCTCGTATCGCCCGGATCTTCGATCTGAACGCGGCGCATCATCTGGCGGACAATCACCTCGATGTGCTTGTTGTTGATCGTAATACCCTGAGAGCGGTATACCTCCTGTACGCCATTCACCAGATAAGTCTGTACGGCGAAGGGGCCTTTGATGTTGAGGATATCGCGGGGTGCAGTGGCGCCGTCGGAAAGCGGGGTGCCGGCGCGTACGAAGTCGCCTTCCTGCACCAGGATGTGCTTGGAAAGGCCGATCAGGTACTTGCGCTTCTGCCCGTCTTTGGCTTCCACCATCACTTCGCGGTTGCCCCGCTTGATCTTGCCGAAGGAAACCACGCCGTCGATTTCGGAAACCACGGCCGGGTTCGACGGGTTACGTGCTTCGAAGAGCTCGGTAACCCTCGGCAGGCCACCGGTAATATCGGCGATCTTGCCCAGTTTGCGCGGAATCTTGGCGATCTTCTGCCCCGCCCGGATGGACTCTCCGTCTTCGATCGACAGGTAGGAGCCTACCGGCAGGTTGTAGCTGCGCAGTTCTTCTCCATCGGCATCGATGATCTTGATGATCGGTATTTTGCGCTTATTCTTGGGTTCGACGATAACCTTCTCTACGTAACCCGTCTGGTCATCCCGCTCAATGCGGAAGGTAACTCCTTCTTCGATGGAATCGTACTTGACGATACCGCCGAACTCGGAAATGATCACGGCGTTGAAGGGGTCCCATTCGCAAATGATGTCACCCCGCTGAACCTCCTGGCCTTCCTTGACGTGCAAAGTGGCGCCGTAGGGTATGTGGTGGGAGGTAA
This genomic window contains:
- the mazG gene encoding nucleoside triphosphate pyrophosphohydrolase; the protein is MQHKLDAFARLLTIMDELREQCPWDRKQTFQSLRNLTIEEAYELADAILDENLDEIKEEIGDLMLHMVFYARIADEKGAFDIADALNDICDKLIKRHPHIYGDVQVNGEEDVKKNWEQLKLREGKKSVLSGVPRSLPAMVKAYRMQDKTKQVGFEWENSEQVWEKVEEELAEFREAMDQEFSQEKREEEFGDVLFSLINYARFQGIDPETALERVNRKFKKRFEYIEANATKSLEEMSLAEMDALWEEAKGK
- a CDS encoding bifunctional nuclease family protein produces the protein MRKIELDIVALSHSVTQSHNYAVVLGEQGGSRRLPIVIGSFEAQAIAVAMERMTPNRPLTHDLFKNTLETFNIELKEVIINNLLDGIFYARLICIKDSEIIEIDSRTSDALAMAVRFNCPIYTYEFILDAAGVVLEDTEEEGAPVEQRPQPKGKPAALSSYSIDDLNKMLDEVLGEENYERAAEIRDEIRRREQTS
- a CDS encoding aminotransferase class I/II-fold pyridoxal phosphate-dependent enzyme, with protein sequence MINLISDTVTKPTPGMLQAMLNAEVGDDVFGEDPTVNALEAKVAALFNKEAAVFCPSGTMTNQIAIKVHTQPLDEVVCDEYSHIYQYEAGGYAYNSGVAINLLRGVHGKITAAQVEEAIKPEFDWLPRTRLVVLENTCNKGGGSYYTLDEVRPVSKLCWQRGLALHLDGARIFNALVETGEPPQAIGEQFDSISVCLSKGLGAPVGSVLIGSKAFIKQARRFRKVMGGGMRQAGYLAAAGIYALDHQVERLKEDNERARKIGAVLAEMLYVSEVRPVRTNILIFDVKPPYTAASFLEELAGKGIKASPFGPQTVRFVTHLDFSEEMMERVIAVLKGLGK
- a CDS encoding IS4 family transposase, which translates into the protein MKHSTLKKAIQSTGISRRFGNIFAPDFLYSLGFFTGFTKKPGKLSTEAFVDSCLRMVMEEGWSASLASHCASLKANYGIELHPQSLDERFNESSEALMRCLFEQAMGLQLRESNPMKLLEVFEEVYVEDSTNLELPAVLKTLYKGSGGGASQAGLKIDALYGLRWGTLEVRFHNSCGSDHWQGVPKMPKKSLLLRDLGYFKIDDFQAVAQSGSFFLSRLMHHVNVYLDAKGEQELDLLSHLASMSENEIQSLKVYLGQKQLFEVRLILQKVPQAVAEHKRHKLKTDKQNKRKNLSERRLELCCANCYITNIPEELVADSQIMALYSLRWIIEILFKAWKSIGGLKEKMNRMKPHRFMCMLYAHMIAALMDSKLVHFFKIELWNLFGFKISELKAFKVLKSFKSQWWQALRKADVQQIQLILNDIAQTLLRLAGKRKYSHREHYCDFYICVKSQT
- a CDS encoding pyruvate dehydrogenase complex dihydrolipoamide acetyltransferase, which codes for MAEVIRMPRMSDTMEEGNIVSWLKSEGEEVEAGETLAEVETDKATMELDSYFDGVLLHIAVKEGPVPIDGIIAVIGEKGEDWKKAIEKAEAGGNGKEDSGASASSDEGTAEKTEQEAKPAQEAAPAEATSSEDKRVKASPLARSMAKEAGINLSNLSGSGDGGRIVKQDIEKAMEKQGAAPQPVAAPAAQPDQPAQPQPARQEAPAKAEPQVVPFAFTGGGANYEEKPISQMRKTIARRLSESKFTAPHFYLTREVNMDRAVQLRERLKEVSPTKISFNDLVIKAAAAALRLHPAVNSSWLGDKIRTNKDVNVGVAVAVDEGLLVPVIRYADMKTLSQINVEVKDLAGLAKNRKLQPNQMEGNTFTVSNLGMFGIEEFTGIINPPDSCILAVGSIIQKPIVKKGEIVVGNMMKVTLSCDHRVVDGATGAQFLQTMTEILEDPIRLLV
- a CDS encoding CoA-binding protein, whose translation is MKKTLVLGASTNPIRYSNAAVHRLAQGGFEVVPVGVQEGEISGVAIEQGQPALDDIHTITLYLNPQRQKEYYDYILSLNPQRIIFNPGTENPELMRLAREKGIEVEMACTLVMLAVGLY